One stretch of Amycolatopsis tolypomycina DNA includes these proteins:
- a CDS encoding DUF3039 domain-containing protein — protein MSTETLTKPETTPEGTDTTDDDSPKMFHYVKKNKIAESAVMGTHVVALCGEVFPVTKSPKPGSPVCPACKEIYDSLRPGS, from the coding sequence GTGAGCACCGAGACGCTGACGAAGCCGGAAACCACGCCCGAGGGCACGGACACCACCGACGACGACTCGCCGAAGATGTTCCACTACGTGAAGAAGAACAAGATCGCCGAGAGCGCGGTCATGGGCACTCACGTGGTGGCGCTTTGCGGCGAGGTCTTCCCGGTGACGAAGTCGCCGAAGCCCGGGTCGCCGGTCTGCCCGGCCTGCAAGGAGATCTACGACAGTCTCCGTCCGGGCAGCTGA
- a CDS encoding sugar ABC transporter substrate-binding protein, protein MRSRTLTLLAATVSAGLVLTACGTNSSNSGGTGSNSASAPAPAGGGASGKVGVILPETASSARWEAFDKPMLQAALAAQGFEADVQNAQGDAQKFSTLADGFISSGVKVLIIAPSDPAVGAAVEAKAKTAGIPVINYDRPSLGGSAEYYVSFDNEKVGQLQGQAMADALKDKPGAGFVQIEGAPTDNNATLFTNGQDSVLEPLVTSGKLKRIQKQPINDWDNQLGGTTFEQIFQANGGKVDGVVAANDGLAGAVITILKKNGLNGKIPVTGQDATADGLMAVMRGEQYMTVFKPIKEEAEASAKLAAALAKGDKAAADAIATGKLHDPKNNRDIKSVLLTPTTILAKDVKTVVTQGYVKATEICGGDLASKCASLGIS, encoded by the coding sequence ATGCGCAGCAGAACCCTTACCCTCCTCGCCGCCACGGTGAGCGCCGGCCTGGTGCTCACCGCCTGCGGTACCAACAGTTCGAACAGCGGGGGCACGGGGAGCAACTCCGCTTCCGCGCCCGCTCCGGCCGGTGGCGGCGCCAGCGGCAAGGTCGGCGTCATCCTGCCGGAGACCGCCAGCTCGGCCCGCTGGGAAGCCTTCGACAAGCCGATGCTGCAGGCCGCCCTCGCGGCGCAGGGCTTCGAGGCCGACGTCCAGAACGCCCAGGGCGACGCCCAGAAGTTCTCGACCCTGGCCGACGGCTTCATCAGCTCCGGCGTCAAGGTCCTGATCATCGCCCCGTCCGACCCGGCCGTCGGTGCCGCGGTCGAGGCGAAGGCGAAGACCGCGGGCATCCCGGTCATCAACTACGACCGCCCGAGCCTCGGCGGCAGCGCCGAGTACTACGTCTCGTTCGACAACGAGAAGGTCGGCCAGCTCCAGGGCCAGGCCATGGCGGACGCGCTCAAGGACAAGCCGGGCGCCGGCTTCGTCCAGATCGAGGGCGCCCCGACCGACAACAACGCGACCCTGTTCACCAACGGCCAGGACTCCGTGCTCGAGCCGCTGGTCACGTCCGGCAAGCTCAAGCGGATCCAGAAGCAGCCGATCAACGACTGGGACAACCAGCTCGGCGGCACGACGTTCGAGCAGATCTTCCAGGCGAACGGCGGCAAGGTCGACGGCGTCGTCGCGGCGAACGACGGCCTGGCCGGCGCGGTCATCACCATCCTCAAGAAGAACGGCCTGAACGGCAAGATTCCGGTCACCGGCCAGGACGCCACGGCCGACGGCCTCATGGCGGTCATGCGCGGCGAGCAGTACATGACCGTGTTCAAGCCGATCAAGGAAGAGGCCGAGGCGAGCGCGAAGCTGGCCGCGGCACTGGCCAAGGGCGACAAGGCCGCCGCGGACGCCATCGCCACCGGCAAGCTGCACGACCCGAAGAACAACCGCGACATCAAGTCGGTGCTGCTCACGCCGACCACGATCCTGGCGAAGGACGTCAAGACCGTCGTGACCCAGGGCTACGTGAAGGCGACCGAGATCTGCGGCGGCGACCTCGCCAGCAAGTGCGCCTCGCTCGGCATCTCCTGA
- a CDS encoding ATP-binding cassette domain-containing protein: protein MSEPILEIKGLNKSFGPVHVLHDVDFDVRAGEVTALVGDNGAGKSTLVKCIAGIHPYDSGAVRFNGQDAHIRGPKDAAGLGIEVVYQDLALADNLDIVQNMFLGRERGSSWKLDEASMEKAARETLASLSVRTVKSVRTPVSSLSGGQRQTVAIAKSVLWNSKVVVLDEPTAALGVAQTRQVLDLVRRLAEQGLGVVLISHNMADVFEVADRIAVLYLGRLVAEVHTKDVTHGQVVELITAGRSGDLGLARPEAVVL from the coding sequence ATGAGTGAGCCCATTCTCGAGATCAAGGGCCTGAACAAGAGCTTCGGCCCCGTCCACGTCCTCCACGACGTGGACTTCGACGTGCGTGCGGGCGAAGTGACCGCCCTGGTCGGCGACAACGGCGCCGGCAAGTCGACGCTCGTCAAGTGCATCGCCGGCATCCACCCGTACGACTCGGGGGCCGTGCGGTTCAACGGGCAGGACGCCCACATCCGCGGCCCGAAGGACGCGGCCGGGCTCGGCATCGAGGTCGTCTACCAGGACCTCGCGCTGGCCGACAACCTCGACATCGTCCAGAACATGTTCCTCGGCCGCGAGCGCGGCAGCTCGTGGAAGCTCGACGAAGCCAGCATGGAGAAGGCCGCCCGCGAGACGCTGGCCTCGCTGTCGGTCCGGACCGTGAAGTCGGTCCGCACGCCGGTCTCCTCGCTGTCCGGTGGCCAGCGGCAGACCGTCGCCATCGCGAAGTCGGTGCTGTGGAACAGCAAGGTCGTCGTGCTCGACGAGCCGACCGCCGCCCTCGGCGTCGCGCAGACCCGGCAGGTGCTCGACCTCGTCCGCCGGCTGGCCGAGCAGGGCCTCGGGGTCGTGCTGATCAGCCACAACATGGCCGACGTGTTCGAGGTCGCCGACCGCATCGCCGTGCTCTACCTCGGCCGGCTCGTCGCCGAGGTGCACACGAAGGACGTCACCCACGGCCAGGTCGTGGAACTGATCACCGCCGGTCGCTCCGGTGACCTCGGCCTGGCCCGGCCCGAAGCCGTGGTCCTGTGA
- a CDS encoding DEAD/DEAH box helicase — MTETQLGAPPAEKDSTARPLRAWQRRALTKYLTQKPKDFLAVATPGAGKTVFGLRIAAELLSDRTVEAITIVTPTEHLKHQWAASAAAAGIAIDSNFRNTTGVTSSDYNGVALTYAQVAAHPTLHRVRTENRKTLVILDEIHHGGDAKSWGDAIREAFTPAVRRLCLTGTPFRSDDSPIPFVTYEPDAGGFQRSKADHAYGYADALADGVVRPVVFLAYSGEASWRTSAGEEFTARLGEPLTAEQNARAWRTALDPAGEWIPAVLQAADTRLSQVRQSVPDAGGLVIATDQESARAYAKILERISGEMPTLVLSDDPKASGRIKEFSETNERWIVAVRMVSEGVDVPRLAVGVYATSASTPLFFAQAIGRYVRARKKGETASVFLPSVPVLLELASELEAQRDHVLGKPHREKEGWEDELLAQANRTEDEPGEEEKAFTSLGASAELDQVIYDGNSFGTAVFSGSDEEQEYLGLPGLLEPDQVRALLRKRQEEQIADEKRRKPAKEEAPPPTARPQSVSERLGALRKELNALVGMYHHRTKKPHGAIHNELRRVCGGPVTAMATVEQLEERIVTLRSW, encoded by the coding sequence ATGACGGAGACGCAGCTCGGGGCGCCTCCCGCGGAGAAGGACTCGACCGCGCGCCCGCTGCGGGCGTGGCAGCGGCGGGCGCTCACGAAGTACCTGACGCAGAAGCCGAAGGACTTCCTCGCGGTGGCGACGCCCGGCGCCGGCAAGACGGTGTTCGGCCTCCGGATCGCGGCGGAGCTGCTCAGCGACCGCACCGTCGAGGCGATCACCATCGTCACCCCGACCGAGCACCTCAAGCACCAGTGGGCGGCCTCGGCCGCGGCGGCCGGCATCGCCATCGACTCGAACTTCCGCAACACCACCGGTGTCACCTCGTCCGACTACAACGGCGTCGCGCTGACGTACGCGCAGGTCGCGGCGCACCCGACGCTGCACCGGGTGCGCACGGAGAACCGCAAGACGCTGGTGATCCTCGACGAGATCCACCACGGCGGCGACGCGAAGAGCTGGGGCGACGCGATCCGCGAGGCCTTCACCCCGGCGGTCCGGCGCCTGTGCCTGACCGGGACGCCGTTCCGGTCCGACGACTCGCCGATCCCGTTCGTCACGTACGAGCCGGACGCGGGCGGCTTCCAGCGCAGCAAGGCCGACCACGCGTACGGCTACGCGGACGCGCTGGCCGACGGCGTGGTCCGGCCGGTCGTCTTCCTGGCGTATTCGGGCGAGGCGTCCTGGCGCACGAGCGCGGGCGAGGAGTTCACCGCCCGGCTCGGCGAGCCGCTCACGGCGGAGCAGAACGCCCGGGCGTGGCGCACGGCGCTCGACCCGGCCGGCGAGTGGATCCCGGCGGTGCTGCAGGCTGCCGACACGCGGCTGTCGCAGGTCCGCCAGAGCGTGCCGGACGCCGGCGGCCTGGTGATCGCGACCGACCAGGAGTCGGCGCGGGCGTACGCGAAGATCCTGGAGCGCATCTCGGGGGAGATGCCGACGCTGGTGCTCTCGGACGACCCGAAGGCCTCGGGCCGGATCAAGGAGTTCTCCGAGACGAACGAGCGCTGGATCGTGGCGGTCCGCATGGTCTCCGAAGGCGTCGACGTCCCGCGCCTGGCGGTGGGCGTGTACGCCACGAGCGCGTCGACGCCGCTGTTCTTCGCCCAGGCGATCGGCCGCTACGTGCGGGCCCGCAAGAAGGGCGAGACGGCGAGCGTGTTCCTGCCGTCGGTGCCGGTGCTGCTGGAGCTGGCCAGCGAGCTGGAGGCGCAGCGCGACCACGTGCTGGGCAAGCCGCACCGGGAGAAGGAAGGCTGGGAGGACGAGCTCCTCGCCCAGGCCAACCGCACCGAGGACGAGCCGGGCGAGGAGGAGAAGGCGTTCACGTCGCTGGGCGCCTCGGCCGAGCTCGACCAGGTCATCTACGACGGCAACTCGTTCGGCACGGCGGTGTTCTCCGGCTCGGACGAGGAGCAGGAGTACCTCGGCCTGCCGGGGCTGCTGGAGCCCGACCAGGTCCGCGCGCTGCTGCGGAAGCGCCAGGAAGAGCAGATCGCGGACGAGAAGCGCCGCAAGCCGGCCAAGGAAGAGGCCCCGCCGCCCACGGCCCGGCCCCAGTCGGTGAGCGAGCGGCTCGGCGCGTTGCGCAAGGAGCTGAACGCCCTGGTGGGCATGTACCACCACCGCACGAAGAAGCCGCACGGGGCGATCCACAACGAGCTGCGGCGGGTCTGCGGTGGTCCGGTGACCGCGATGGCGACCGTCGAACAGCTGGAAGAGCGGATCGTGACGCTGCGGTCCTGGTGA
- a CDS encoding YihY/virulence factor BrkB family protein has translation MGEVQPSGATKVARKGPWRLLTRTFAKAWEGNIFSEAAEAAFWQTLSLPPLLLGLLGALGFVGEWFGTGVVTAVHDRIIGFCRTVFSTNAVQDIIEPTVNSILTVGKGEIVSVGFLISLWAGSSAMSSFVDAITVAHDQYGVRNDVWQRIFALLLYLCGLVILVIGLPLLAIGPDLLPEFFPADWRPTVSSWVSTLYFPTLGVMITLALTTLYKLALPRKLPWHRGLPGAVLAMVVFLLSSVGLRVYLNWITKTGYTYGALAAPIAFLLLMFFIGLAVVGGAYFNSAIQELWPAKATRRQRRKWRRLEMERASERLRSEEGRTLWERSTTPLRRPRAEDVSANGSSLDDDEPEPAEPSEEDTPSPSAPEPAPSAAQGRVSTEGTTRNPPPD, from the coding sequence ATGGGTGAGGTGCAGCCGTCCGGAGCGACGAAGGTGGCCCGCAAGGGGCCGTGGCGCCTGCTCACGCGCACGTTCGCCAAGGCCTGGGAGGGCAACATCTTCTCCGAGGCCGCCGAGGCGGCCTTCTGGCAGACGCTCTCGCTCCCGCCGCTGCTGCTCGGCCTGCTCGGCGCACTGGGCTTCGTCGGCGAGTGGTTCGGCACCGGCGTCGTCACCGCGGTGCACGACCGCATCATCGGGTTCTGCCGGACGGTGTTCAGCACGAACGCCGTCCAGGACATCATCGAACCGACCGTGAACAGCATCCTCACCGTCGGCAAGGGCGAGATCGTCTCGGTCGGCTTCCTGATCTCGCTGTGGGCGGGCTCGTCGGCGATGTCGTCCTTCGTGGACGCGATCACCGTCGCGCACGACCAGTACGGCGTCCGCAACGACGTCTGGCAGCGGATCTTCGCGCTCCTGCTCTACCTGTGCGGCCTGGTGATCCTCGTGATCGGGCTGCCCCTGCTGGCGATCGGCCCCGACCTGCTGCCGGAGTTCTTCCCGGCGGACTGGCGCCCGACGGTGTCGTCGTGGGTGAGCACGCTCTACTTCCCGACCCTCGGCGTGATGATCACCCTCGCGCTGACCACGTTGTACAAGCTCGCGCTGCCGCGGAAGCTGCCGTGGCACCGCGGGCTGCCCGGCGCGGTGCTCGCCATGGTCGTGTTCCTGCTCTCTTCGGTCGGCCTGCGCGTCTACCTCAACTGGATCACCAAGACCGGCTACACCTACGGCGCGCTCGCCGCGCCGATCGCGTTCCTGCTGCTCATGTTCTTCATCGGGCTGGCCGTGGTCGGCGGCGCGTACTTCAACAGCGCGATCCAGGAACTCTGGCCGGCGAAGGCGACCCGGCGGCAGCGGCGCAAGTGGCGGCGGCTGGAGATGGAACGCGCCTCCGAGCGGCTGCGCTCGGAAGAAGGCCGCACGCTGTGGGAACGCTCGACCACGCCGCTGCGGCGCCCGCGCGCCGAAGACGTCTCGGCCAACGGCAGCTCCCTCGACGACGACGAGCCCGAGCCGGCCGAGCCGTCCGAAGAGGACACCCCGTCACCGAGCGCGCCGGAACCGGCACCCAGCGCAGCCCAGGGTCGCGTCTCCACCGAAGGGACGACCCGGAATCCACCCCCAGACTGA
- a CDS encoding efflux RND transporter permease subunit encodes MSVLARSSLRNRSLIGLLALVVVGFGAFALPQLKQQLFPSLQFPQAQIVTAYPGASPDAVDRQVSEPLEGGLQGLKGLEQVTSTSSDGVSRVVAQFEFGTDIDAAVSQIQQVVNQVRPRLPQNTEPAVSAGSTDDLPVVLVAAGTTGDPQQLAPALTDQVAPELRKIDGVRTVTVTGVQQPRVTITLDYAKLAAAGVDPASIATTLQTAGAAVPAGTLTENGKTLSVQVGGGQTTVDSLRGLYLTPSAAARGRGPVKLGDVADVQPGFAPPTSITRTNGKPSLGLSITMVDNGNAVAISDAVRDKLPDLAKKTGAEMSVVFDQGTPVKDAISGLTTEGLLGLAFAVVVILLFLLSVRSTLVTAVSIPLSVVVALIALWTGDLSLNLLTLGALTIAIGRVVDDSIVVLENIKRHLAYGEEKDRAVLDGVREVAGAVTSSTLTTVAVFLPIAFVGGFVGELFSPFAITVTVALLASLLVSLTVVPVLAYWFLKRPAVPADAVEAERAREAAVERERRSILQRAYLPVIRFATRRRLTVVLLALLIFAGTVGLATRLNTNFLDSSGGTTLNMTQKLPAGTSVEAKEKAATAVEQALAAEPAVQTYQVSIGGGGAFGFGGGTNTSISVTVAKDTDLNSLSDRLRAKLTSRPELGEIKIGADASGFNSDQVSVTVTAPSEAALKPASDQVVRALGGVAGLTEVSSDLSVGSPRVQVEVDDAAAAARGLSASTIGQVANQAIAGRTVTQLPVDGQRTDIVLRAGTAPVTVDQVKALPIPGPAGVVRLDEVARVSTVDGPAAVHRTGGDLSTTVTAKNTGDDLTKTTADIKSKLDGLTFTGGAAYSLGGVSQDQQEAFSNLFLALLAAIAIVFLIMVATFRSLIQPLILLVSIPFAATGAIGLLLATGTALGLPALIGMLMLVGIVVTNAIVLIDLINQYRAEGMSVSDAVTEGGRRRLRPILMTAAATIFALVPMALGITGQGGFIGRPLAIVVIGGLVSSTLLTLVLVPTLYTMVETRKERRRARREARRTPAQAPETESLDPTPTA; translated from the coding sequence ATGTCCGTGCTGGCCAGATCGAGCCTGCGCAACCGGAGCCTGATCGGCCTGCTCGCGCTGGTCGTCGTCGGCTTCGGCGCCTTCGCGCTGCCGCAGCTCAAGCAGCAGCTCTTCCCGTCACTGCAGTTCCCGCAGGCACAGATCGTCACGGCGTACCCGGGGGCGTCGCCGGACGCGGTCGACCGGCAGGTCTCCGAGCCGCTCGAAGGCGGGCTCCAGGGGCTGAAGGGCCTGGAACAGGTCACTTCGACGTCGTCGGACGGCGTTTCGCGGGTCGTCGCGCAGTTCGAGTTCGGCACGGACATCGACGCCGCCGTCTCGCAGATCCAGCAGGTGGTCAACCAGGTCCGGCCGCGGCTGCCGCAGAACACCGAGCCCGCCGTGTCCGCGGGCAGCACCGACGACCTGCCGGTCGTGCTGGTCGCCGCGGGCACCACGGGCGACCCGCAGCAGCTCGCGCCCGCGCTGACCGACCAGGTCGCGCCCGAGCTGCGGAAGATCGACGGCGTCCGCACGGTCACCGTCACCGGCGTGCAGCAGCCGCGCGTCACGATCACGCTCGACTACGCCAAGCTCGCCGCCGCCGGCGTCGACCCCGCGTCGATCGCGACCACGCTGCAGACGGCCGGGGCCGCGGTGCCGGCCGGGACCCTGACCGAGAACGGCAAGACGCTGTCGGTGCAGGTCGGCGGCGGGCAGACCACTGTGGACAGTCTCCGCGGGTTGTACCTGACGCCGAGTGCGGCCGCGCGGGGGCGCGGTCCGGTGAAGCTGGGTGACGTCGCCGACGTCCAGCCCGGGTTCGCGCCGCCGACGTCGATCACGCGCACCAACGGCAAGCCCAGCCTCGGCCTCTCGATCACCATGGTGGACAACGGGAACGCCGTCGCGATCTCCGACGCCGTCCGCGACAAGCTGCCGGACCTGGCGAAGAAGACCGGCGCCGAGATGAGCGTCGTGTTCGACCAGGGCACCCCGGTGAAGGACGCGATCAGCGGCCTGACCACCGAAGGCCTGCTGGGGCTGGCCTTCGCGGTCGTCGTCATCCTGCTGTTCCTGCTGTCGGTGCGCTCGACGCTGGTGACCGCGGTGTCGATCCCGCTGTCGGTCGTCGTCGCGCTGATCGCCCTGTGGACCGGCGACCTGTCGCTCAACCTGCTCACCCTCGGCGCGCTGACCATCGCGATCGGCCGGGTGGTCGACGACTCGATCGTCGTGCTGGAGAACATCAAACGGCACCTGGCGTACGGCGAGGAGAAGGACCGGGCGGTGCTCGACGGCGTCCGCGAGGTGGCCGGCGCGGTGACGTCGTCCACGCTGACGACCGTCGCGGTGTTCCTGCCGATCGCGTTCGTCGGCGGGTTCGTCGGGGAGCTGTTCTCGCCCTTCGCGATCACCGTGACGGTGGCGCTGCTGGCGTCGCTGCTCGTGTCGCTGACCGTGGTTCCCGTGCTGGCGTACTGGTTCCTGAAGCGGCCCGCGGTGCCGGCGGACGCCGTCGAAGCCGAGCGGGCGCGCGAGGCGGCCGTCGAGCGGGAACGCCGCAGCATCCTGCAGCGCGCGTACCTGCCGGTGATCCGGTTCGCGACCCGGCGGCGGCTGACCGTCGTGCTGCTGGCCCTGCTGATCTTCGCCGGCACGGTCGGGCTCGCGACGCGGCTCAACACGAACTTCCTCGACTCCTCCGGCGGCACCACGCTGAACATGACGCAGAAGCTGCCCGCCGGCACCAGCGTCGAGGCGAAGGAAAAGGCGGCCACGGCGGTCGAGCAGGCCCTCGCGGCCGAGCCCGCGGTGCAGACGTACCAGGTCAGCATCGGTGGTGGCGGGGCGTTCGGCTTCGGCGGCGGCACCAACACGAGCATCTCCGTCACCGTCGCCAAGGACACCGATCTGAACTCGCTGTCGGACCGGCTGCGCGCGAAGCTGACGTCGCGGCCCGAGCTGGGCGAGATCAAGATCGGGGCGGACGCGTCCGGGTTCAACTCCGACCAGGTCTCGGTGACGGTCACCGCGCCGTCGGAGGCCGCGCTGAAGCCGGCGTCCGACCAGGTGGTGCGGGCGCTGGGCGGGGTGGCCGGGCTCACCGAGGTGTCGAGCGACCTGAGCGTCGGCTCGCCGCGGGTGCAGGTCGAGGTGGACGACGCCGCGGCCGCCGCGCGCGGGCTGTCGGCGAGCACCATCGGGCAGGTCGCCAACCAGGCGATCGCCGGCCGCACGGTGACGCAGCTGCCGGTCGACGGGCAGCGCACGGACATCGTCCTGCGCGCCGGCACGGCTCCGGTCACGGTCGACCAGGTCAAGGCCCTGCCGATCCCGGGCCCGGCCGGCGTCGTCCGGCTCGACGAGGTGGCTCGCGTGTCCACTGTGGACGGCCCAGCCGCGGTGCACCGCACCGGCGGCGACCTGAGCACCACGGTGACGGCGAAGAACACCGGTGACGACCTGACCAAGACCACCGCGGACATCAAGTCCAAACTGGACGGCCTGACGTTCACCGGCGGCGCGGCGTACTCGCTCGGCGGCGTCAGCCAGGACCAGCAGGAGGCGTTCTCGAACCTGTTCCTGGCGCTGCTCGCGGCCATCGCGATCGTGTTCCTGATCATGGTGGCGACGTTCCGGAGCCTGATCCAGCCGCTGATCCTGCTGGTCTCGATCCCGTTCGCGGCGACCGGCGCGATCGGGCTGCTGCTGGCCACCGGCACCGCCCTGGGCCTGCCGGCCCTGATCGGCATGCTGATGCTGGTCGGCATCGTCGTGACGAACGCGATCGTGCTGATCGACCTGATCAACCAGTACCGCGCGGAGGGGATGAGCGTCTCCGACGCCGTCACCGAAGGCGGCCGCCGCCGGCTCCGCCCGATCCTGATGACCGCCGCGGCAACCATCTTCGCGCTGGTCCCGATGGCACTGGGCATCACCGGCCAGGGCGGCTTCATCGGCCGGCCACTGGCGATCGTGGTGATCGGCGGCCTGGTCAGCTCGACGCTGCTGACCCTGGTCCTCGTCCCGACCCTCTACACGATGGTCGAGACCCGCAAGGAACGCCGTCGCGCCCGCCGCGAAGCCCGCCGAACCCCGGCCCAGGCCCCGGAAACGGAGTCCCTCGACCCCACCCCCACCGCCTGA
- a CDS encoding sugar ABC transporter permease, whose amino-acid sequence MTETPAKHEVGTPADALAQTQAPAGAISDFGIDTTSMSTGEAVRDYFARLRAGELGALPSLFGLLVLVILFSALSDNFFTLANIANVFPQGAGVIIIAMGIVFVLLLGEIDLAAGVASGVAASVMALHYVQSGNLLGAMGTGVFITFIGVLALAMLLSAYQRIWAGAALSLIGLLIVAIGVPANAWLEILLSICVGTAIGCITGFLVSKIGMPSFVVTLALFIVWQGVLLQFIGEGGTIGISNSDILYKIANGNLNILGSWIFFLIAAGGFAVITLTSHFKRLQRGLVVQPTALVLVKVGALVVLSAVGTWLLTINRSPNKAVVTIEGVPYVIPIMLALLVAGTYVLNRTKYGRYVYAVGGNKEAARRAGIDVPKIRASVFVIGSAVAAIGGIVAASKVGSVSPQSGGLNTLLFAVGSAVIGGTSLFGGKGRVSDAVVGGLVIAVVINGLGLLKQPAAVVNIITGLVLLLAATVDALSRRRAAASAR is encoded by the coding sequence ATGACTGAAACCCCTGCCAAGCACGAGGTCGGCACCCCCGCCGACGCGCTCGCGCAGACCCAGGCCCCCGCCGGGGCGATCTCCGACTTCGGCATCGACACGACATCGATGTCAACCGGCGAGGCCGTCCGCGACTACTTCGCCCGCCTGCGGGCCGGTGAACTGGGCGCGCTGCCGTCGCTGTTCGGCCTGCTCGTGCTGGTGATCCTGTTCAGCGCGCTGTCGGACAACTTCTTCACGCTGGCCAACATCGCCAACGTGTTCCCGCAGGGCGCGGGCGTCATCATCATCGCGATGGGCATCGTGTTCGTGCTGCTGCTCGGCGAGATCGACCTCGCCGCCGGCGTGGCCTCCGGTGTCGCCGCTTCGGTGATGGCGCTGCACTACGTCCAGAGCGGGAACCTGCTGGGCGCCATGGGCACCGGCGTGTTCATCACGTTCATCGGCGTGCTTGCCCTGGCCATGCTGCTGTCGGCCTACCAGCGGATCTGGGCGGGTGCCGCGCTGTCGCTGATCGGCCTGCTGATCGTCGCGATCGGCGTCCCGGCCAACGCCTGGCTCGAGATCCTGCTGTCGATCTGCGTCGGCACCGCGATCGGCTGCATCACCGGCTTCCTCGTCTCGAAGATCGGCATGCCGTCCTTCGTCGTGACGCTGGCGCTGTTCATCGTGTGGCAGGGCGTCCTGCTGCAGTTCATCGGTGAGGGCGGCACGATCGGCATCAGCAACTCGGACATCCTGTACAAGATCGCCAACGGCAACCTGAACATCCTCGGCAGCTGGATCTTCTTCCTCATCGCGGCCGGCGGGTTCGCGGTGATCACGCTGACCAGCCACTTCAAGCGGCTCCAGCGCGGCCTGGTCGTCCAGCCGACGGCCCTGGTGCTGGTCAAGGTCGGCGCGCTGGTCGTGCTGTCGGCGGTCGGCACCTGGCTGCTGACGATCAACCGCTCGCCGAACAAGGCGGTCGTGACGATCGAAGGCGTCCCGTACGTCATCCCGATCATGCTGGCGTTGCTGGTGGCCGGCACGTACGTGCTGAACCGGACCAAGTACGGCCGGTACGTCTACGCGGTCGGCGGCAACAAGGAAGCCGCCCGCCGCGCCGGTATCGACGTGCCGAAGATCCGGGCCAGCGTGTTCGTCATCGGCTCGGCGGTCGCGGCCATCGGCGGCATCGTCGCCGCGTCGAAGGTCGGTTCGGTCAGCCCGCAGTCCGGTGGCCTGAACACGCTGCTGTTCGCGGTCGGTTCGGCCGTCATCGGCGGCACGTCGCTGTTCGGCGGCAAGGGCCGGGTTTCCGACGCGGTCGTCGGTGGCCTGGTGATCGCCGTGGTCATCAACGGCCTGGGCCTGCTCAAGCAGCCGGCCGCGGTGGTCAACATCATCACCGGTCTGGTCCTGCTCCTCGCCGCCACGGTCGACGCGCTGTCCCGGCGCCGCGCGGCTGCGTCGGCGCGCTGA